The Longimicrobiaceae bacterium sequence TGTCTTCCTGCTGCGCGTAGCCGGGCAGCGCCACGCGCACCCGGTAGCGGCCGCTGGGCAGCGACACGAACTGGAAGCCGCCCGTCTCCTCGCTGGTGGCCTGGAAGCGCGCCCGCGCCGTGTCGGACCCCAGCACCTGCACCGTGGCGCCGTGCACCGGCCGGCCGGTGAAGTCCGTCACCCGGCCCACCACCCATCCCCCGCCCTGCGCCGCCGCCGGCATCGCGCCGAAGGCCAGGGCCGCGAGCAGCAGGGCCAGCCCCGCCGCACCGCACCGAACGCT is a genomic window containing:
- a CDS encoding carboxypeptidase-like regulatory domain-containing protein produces the protein MSTLFGSVRCGAAGLALLLAALAFGAMPAAAQGGGWVVGRVTDFTGRPVHGATVQVLGSDTARARFQATSEETGGFQFVSLPSGRYRVRVALPGYAQQEDSVTVAPGARHTVIVRLREAPRSRRQAAPPPPAPRNRATRG